The following are encoded together in the Phaseolus vulgaris cultivar G19833 chromosome 9, P. vulgaris v2.0, whole genome shotgun sequence genome:
- the LOC137821261 gene encoding polygalacturonase inhibitor-like, with amino-acid sequence MRSVLMVLGLCVLVLSPFPVAFSERCHPHDKKVLLQFKKELNNPYFLASWNPEEDCCTWYCVKCDDKTHRIYDVFLVSSYPDTNLSGQIPPSVGDLPYLESLTFHKLPNLVGPIQPTIAKLTKLKYLLITNTGISGPIPDFLAQLKNLELIKLSSNSLSGSIPSSLSQLPNLESLQLDRNKLTGPIPASFGSFKKPGPDLILSKNQLSGPIPASLGNLDPERLDFSRNKLVGDASVLFGSKKKIQVLDLSRNQFSFDLSRLTFPKESLIWLDLNHNNIYGSIPVALTKVQNLQQFNVSYNPQLKGQIPQGGELQRFDQYAYFHTKLCGSPLPPCPK; translated from the coding sequence ATGAGAAGCGTGTTAATGGTGTTGGGACTATGCGTCCTGGTGTTGTCCCCATTTCCAGTTGCATTCTCGGAGCGGTGCCACCCACATGACAAGAAGGTGCTCCTCCAGTTCAAAAAGGAACTCAACAACCCTTATTTCCTCGCCTCCTGGAACCCAGAAGAAGATTGCTGCACCTGGTACTGTGTCAAGTGTGACGACAAAACGCACCGTATCTATGATGTATTTCTAGTATCCTCTTACCCAGATACCAACCTCTCCGGCCAAATACCACCCTCTGTGGGTGACCTCCCTTACCTCGAGTCCCTCACCTTCCACAAGCTCCCCAACCTCGTCGGCCCAATTCAGCCCACCATCGCCAAACTCACCAAACTAAAATATCTCCTTATCACCAACACTGGTATCTCAGGCCCAATACCTGACTTTCTGGCCCAGCTCAAGAACCTCGAGTTGATCAAACTCTCCTCTAACAGCCTCTCGGGCTCCATTCCCAGCTCGCTTTCCCAACTGCCTAATCTCGAGTCTCTACAGTTGGACAGGAACAAACTCACGGGCCCAATCCCGGCCTCTTTCGGATCCTTCAAGAAGCCCGGGCCAGATCTCATCCTCTCTAAAAACCAGCTGTCCGGGCCCATTCCCGCTTCTTTGGGCAACCTAGACCCAGAAAGATTAGACTTCTCAAGGAACAAGCTGGTAGGCGATGCTTCGGTGCTTTTCGGGAGCAAGAAAAAGATCCAGGTTCTTGACCTTTCCAGGAACCAGTTCTCCTTTGATCTATCTCGTTTGACGTTTCCCAAGGAAAGCTTGATTTGGTTGGATCTCAATCACAATAACATCTATGGCAGCATTCCAGTGGCGTTGACAAAAGTGCAAAATTTGCAGCAGTTCAACGTCAGTTATAATCCTCAGTTGAAGGGCCAAATACCGCAGGGTGGGGAATTGCAAAGGTTCGATCAATACGCTTATTTTCACACTAAGTTGTGTGGCTCTCCACTTCCGCCCTGCCCCAAATAG